One segment of Mesoplodon densirostris isolate mMesDen1 chromosome 6, mMesDen1 primary haplotype, whole genome shotgun sequence DNA contains the following:
- the LOC132491664 gene encoding LOW QUALITY PROTEIN: E3 ubiquitin-protein ligase RLIM-like (The sequence of the model RefSeq protein was modified relative to this genomic sequence to represent the inferred CDS: deleted 1 base in 1 codon), giving the protein MENSDSNDEGDGVSAQHISQTERLVREEDFSRFVNNLSEEDYELMRDNNLLGIPGESTEEELLRRLQLIKGNAPQDSDENTDRGDSSDDVSSGDSLIDWLNCSGQTENMTSGQRENQSWREESLINPKSDQFIFSLEINVNLDNGSPNPENEYVASARLPRRENMEDSQRQVESPQSESIFTRPSMSEQDTTETLMEFPPTTSQRRARSRSPEYRRTRGRIESWSPPRSLREIVQRLNHSIPSQNFEQPLLSENARFSRTEHQEILRQQMTGFELQNSGLIETSRTRNAVHGENSPDTTSSGESWGMWEIYPTITFNLEVGQVHSGAYSQRDSRASRTQLTSETPNNTVTSESERGLRHMYSHSEQAGVRAYVNTIRNPVCRTLNTRLNDTTSVPIQSTLRQTMAEFSNSSNLMDSDSNLEHSVSPPSQNMEWLESPNGSSSGTFGCDSNASYDTHSSSTMICHSRPNCMSSSSSSPISGSSSSDENSGISSLMFEGSEETNLSSDLSSETSQGGRQIILIISDESDSGSSHNLQQFFLLNEDDLYQTTGLTKAQIDSLAVRSFGENDALKACSICLTEYTENSKLRILPCSHEYHIHCIDRWLSENSTCPICRRQVVDSNESENPDR; this is encoded by the exons ATGGAAAACTCGGATTCCAACGATGAAGGAGATGGAGTTTCGGCCCAACACATAAGTCAAACGGAACGATTGGTTCGGGAAGAAGATTTCTCCAGGTTCGTAAATAATCTGAGTGAAGAAGATTACGAACTTATGAGAGACAACAATCTTCTAGGCATTCCAGGTGAAAGTACGGAAGAAGAGTTGCTGAGAAGACTTCAGCTAATTAAAGGAAACGCACCACAAGACTCAGATGAAAATACAG ACAGAGGAGACTCTTCAGATGACGTGTCTAGTGGTGACTCTCTAATAGACTGGCTTAACTGTTCTGGACAAACTGAAAATATGACAAGTGGACAAAGAGAAAACCAATCTTGGAGAGAAGAGAGCCTAATTAATCCTAAAAGTGATCAGTTCATATTcagtttagaaataaatgttaacCTTGATAATGGGAGTCCAAATCCAGAGAATGAATATGTAGCATCTGCAAGACTTCCcagaagagaaaatatggaagaCAGCCAAAGGCAAGTGGAAAGTCCACAATCTGAATCAATATTTACAAGACCATCTATGTCTGAACAAGATACAACTGAAACATTAATGGAATTCCCACCTACCACAAGTCAGAGAAGAGCAAGAAGTAGGAGCCCAGAGTATCGGAGAACCAGAGGAAGAATTGAAAGTTGGTCGCCTCCACGTTCACTTAGGGAAATTGTACAAAGACTTAATCATAGTATACCCTCTCAGAATTTTGAGCAGCCTCTGCTAAGTGAGAATGCGAGATTTTCTAGAACTGAGCACCAAGAAATATTGAGACAGCAAATGACTGGATTTGAGTTGCAAAATAGCGGTCTTATTGAAACTTCTAGAACAAGGAATGCCGTTCATGGAGAAAATTCTCCAGATACAACCAGCAGTGGTGAATCTTGGGGAATGTGGGAAATATATCCAACCATAACCTTCAATCTTGAAGTAGGACAAGTTCATTCTGGAGCATATTCTCAGAGAGACAGCAGAGCTAGTAGAACTCAGTTAACATCTGAGACACCAAACAACACTGTCACTTCTGAAAGTGAACGAGGACTGAGGCATATGTATTCACATTCTGAGCAGGCAGGTGTGAGAGCTTATGTCAATACCATTAGAAATCCCGTTTGCAGAACTTTAAATACTAGATTAAATGATACAACATCTGTTCCAATTCAGAGCACGTTAAGGCAGACAATGGCAGAATTTAGTAACTCAAGTAACCTT ATGGACAGTGACAGTAATTTAGAGCATAGTGTCTCACCTCCAAGTCAAAACATGGAATGGTTAGAGTCACCTaatggtagtagtagtggtaCATTTGGTTGTGATTCAAATGCTAGCTATGATACCCATTCAAGTTCCACAATGATTTGCCATTCACGCCCCAATTGTATGTCTAGTTCCAGTTCTAGTCCTATTTCCGGTTCCAGCTCAagtgatgaaaattcaggaattagctcactgatgtttgaaggcagtgaagaaacaaacttatcatcagaCTTATCATCAGAGACCAGCCAAGGGGGTAGACAAATTATCCTAATAATATCTGATGAAAGTGACTCTGGGTCCTCCCATAATCTGCAACAGTTTTTCCTCTTAAATGAAGATGATCTATACCAAACTACAGGACTCACCAAAGCACAGATTGACAGCTTGGCTGTAAGATCTTTTGGTGAAAATGATGCACTAAAAGCctgtagcatttgccttacaGAGTACACAGAAAACAGCAAGCTTCGCATACTACCTTGCTCCCATGAATATCACATTCACTGCATTGATCGCTGGCTGTCTGAGAACTCTACGTGTCCGATTTGTCGTAGGCAAGTAGTGGATTCCAATGAGAGTGAAAATCCTGATCGATGA